A single Pedobacter sp. PACM 27299 DNA region contains:
- a CDS encoding TolC family protein, translating to MNFSSYKRIFLGGMTFLLSSLFTHAQGPVDPGNPLSIRQVWQLTDSNSRKIQMTQLDVLASEAGIKVAKSERLPEIAANGVLAHIFKMPIYENGLFHTPTQFPVEPKYYKISGDAYLNLYNGGKTNREIAASKTETELAIAKKNLNKQEIHFLAAVYFYDVYRNQSYQNLLLQDIKDREKQLQEINVLYKNGTVLKSDVLRAELRLSNKK from the coding sequence ATGAATTTTAGCTCGTATAAAAGAATATTCCTCGGCGGAATGACCTTTCTTTTATCCTCTCTTTTTACCCACGCACAAGGGCCTGTGGATCCAGGAAATCCACTTTCAATCCGCCAGGTTTGGCAGCTTACAGACAGCAACAGCAGGAAGATACAAATGACACAACTCGATGTGCTGGCTTCCGAAGCAGGAATTAAAGTGGCCAAATCGGAAAGGCTTCCTGAAATAGCCGCAAACGGGGTATTGGCACATATCTTTAAAATGCCCATTTATGAAAATGGATTGTTCCATACACCAACGCAATTCCCAGTAGAGCCAAAGTATTATAAAATATCCGGAGATGCTTACCTGAACCTTTACAATGGGGGTAAAACCAATCGTGAAATCGCCGCTTCAAAGACAGAAACTGAGCTGGCCATCGCCAAAAAGAACCTGAATAAACAGGAAATCCATTTCCTGGCTGCGGTATATTTCTATGATGTTTACCGCAATCAGTCGTATCAGAATTTGTTGCTGCAAGATATTAAAGATAGGGAGAAACAACTGCAGGAAATTAATGTCCTGTATAAAAATGGAACCGTCCTTAAAAGTGATGTGCTGCGTGCCGAACTGCGTTTGTCAAACAAAAAATGA
- a CDS encoding M16 family metallopeptidase, producing the protein MLNRTLAPESKQVDEINFIQPLKQQLNNGIPVFTINAGKQELVRIEFIFENVNWDQNKPLQAVTVSHLINNGTAKLTAKEIAEKVDYYGAFLQTEYGADQSSVKVYTLNKHLAAVLPILQSILNESVFPQQELDIYVQNQKQSLQVSLQKNDFLARKHFAHAIFGDSSYGSNIEAADYEAIQQADLLSYFKAAYKPENCTIFIAGKFEQSEFDLLNNILGKTWNNNEPSAVNKFDFSPIAGKELLIEKADAIQSAIRMGKLAITRKHKDFPGFQVMNCLLGGYFGSRLMANIREDKGYTYGIGSAIVSLKDAGYFFIATEVGTEVCNNTLIEIEKEIDLLKSELVSEEELNLVRNYMLGSMLGSLENAFSHADKFKNAYFSGLDYTYYDNYIKTVKTITPEDLKQLANQYLNTTDFSKVIVGKK; encoded by the coding sequence ATGCTTAATCGTACATTAGCGCCTGAATCAAAACAGGTAGATGAAATAAATTTTATTCAGCCACTAAAACAGCAGCTAAATAATGGAATCCCTGTATTTACTATCAATGCTGGTAAACAGGAACTGGTACGTATTGAGTTTATCTTTGAAAACGTAAACTGGGACCAGAATAAACCATTACAAGCGGTTACCGTGAGCCACCTGATCAATAACGGAACGGCTAAATTAACGGCCAAAGAGATTGCTGAAAAGGTAGATTATTATGGTGCTTTTCTACAAACGGAATATGGTGCAGACCAGTCGAGCGTAAAAGTTTATACCTTGAATAAACACCTGGCTGCGGTATTGCCAATATTGCAATCTATCCTCAACGAAAGTGTTTTTCCTCAGCAGGAACTTGATATTTATGTACAGAATCAAAAACAATCTTTACAAGTAAGCTTGCAGAAGAATGATTTCTTAGCCAGAAAGCATTTTGCACATGCTATCTTTGGAGATTCCAGTTATGGTTCAAACATCGAAGCCGCAGATTACGAAGCGATACAGCAGGCAGATCTACTTAGCTATTTCAAAGCTGCTTATAAACCTGAAAACTGTACTATCTTTATTGCTGGGAAGTTTGAACAATCAGAGTTTGATCTTTTGAATAATATTTTAGGAAAAACCTGGAACAACAATGAGCCATCTGCAGTCAACAAATTCGACTTTTCTCCGATAGCGGGGAAGGAACTGCTGATTGAAAAGGCAGATGCGATCCAATCGGCCATCCGTATGGGGAAATTGGCTATCACCAGAAAACACAAAGATTTCCCTGGATTTCAAGTGATGAATTGTTTGCTGGGTGGGTATTTCGGATCCCGTTTAATGGCCAATATCCGTGAGGATAAAGGTTATACTTATGGGATTGGCTCCGCAATTGTTTCCTTGAAAGATGCTGGTTATTTCTTTATTGCTACGGAAGTTGGGACAGAGGTTTGTAACAACACCCTGATTGAAATCGAAAAAGAGATTGATTTATTAAAATCAGAGCTGGTTTCGGAAGAAGAATTGAATCTGGTACGTAATTACATGTTAGGCTCTATGCTAGGCAGTCTAGAAAATGCGTTTTCTCATGCAGATAAGTTTAAAAATGCATATTTCTCTGGCTTAGATTACACTTATTATGATAACTATATCAAAACAGTGAAAACGATCACACCAGAAGATTTAAAACAACTGGCCAACCAATATTTGAATACAACCGACTTTAGTAAAGTCATTGTAGGAAAGAAATAA
- a CDS encoding DUF3857 domain-containing protein, which produces MKRIIFMVIVGFTSLNLTAQGVYDVSKIPAALLENAHSVVRNETMTYEVKSIGSATRQFKVAITILNESGEGRSDFSEFYDNFSSISNLKATLYDSRGQKVKEYRNTDFKDQSAVSDGSLYEESRVKYLHFRHTSFPYTVEYSYQIDYKGLLSYTSWIATNSFGIAVEKSEYTFKIPKELSFKYQHSKGLKTDSSLVKDKMEYKWTCMAAPALEYELLSTGIKTVTPWVSPTPNQFEYDNSKANIENWKNLGSWIFELSKNGHTLTGSAKIKVHHIIKDAGSTAEKIKLLYQYLQENTRYVSVQLGVGGFRPISAEKVSAVNYGDCKGLSNYMKALLEEAGIKSNLVVIGNGMPSLDRKFASMNQANHMILCVPLGKDTTWLECTSSYTPVGYIGKGNSGKTVLLVTEEGGKLVETPVLKPESNYMKSSSKVLLHEEGSAEIQIDSKYANAQYEDQLSMLLMEPVEQRKRVMNSFSIPNMEISSLSYTRPDKNLPMINSSLQLKSSQLITKGGDKLFLTLNLLNRIENTLTAIEHRKTPFAVPYGYMDEDEVVYTIPQGFKIEFAPKDVAVDSEFGKYTATVVIKDNTLTYQRKIIISNKTYPAEKYNDYVAFRKKLHQADKQKIVLAKL; this is translated from the coding sequence ATGAAAAGAATAATATTTATGGTCATAGTGGGTTTTACCAGCCTAAATTTGACCGCCCAGGGAGTTTACGATGTGAGTAAAATTCCTGCAGCACTTTTAGAAAATGCACATTCTGTAGTTAGAAATGAGACGATGACCTATGAAGTAAAGAGTATAGGATCGGCCACAAGACAGTTTAAAGTTGCCATCACTATTTTAAATGAAAGTGGAGAAGGTCGTTCAGACTTTAGCGAGTTTTACGATAATTTTTCCAGTATCTCTAATTTAAAAGCAACATTATACGATTCAAGAGGCCAGAAAGTTAAAGAGTACAGAAATACAGATTTTAAAGATCAAAGCGCTGTTTCTGATGGTTCGCTATATGAAGAAAGCAGAGTAAAATATTTGCATTTCAGACATACCAGTTTCCCCTATACCGTTGAATACAGTTATCAGATAGATTATAAAGGCTTGCTTTCCTATACTTCCTGGATTGCGACAAATTCTTTTGGAATAGCCGTTGAAAAATCGGAATACACCTTTAAAATTCCTAAAGAACTCAGTTTTAAGTATCAGCATAGCAAAGGGCTAAAAACTGATTCTAGCCTGGTCAAAGACAAGATGGAATACAAATGGACCTGTATGGCGGCACCAGCATTGGAATATGAATTATTAAGCACTGGAATAAAAACGGTTACGCCTTGGGTTAGCCCTACCCCAAATCAATTCGAATATGACAATTCAAAAGCTAATATTGAGAATTGGAAAAATCTGGGCTCCTGGATATTTGAGCTGAGCAAAAATGGCCATACGCTTACAGGATCAGCAAAGATTAAAGTGCATCACATTATAAAAGATGCAGGATCTACAGCAGAAAAAATAAAATTATTGTATCAATACCTACAGGAAAATACCAGATATGTAAGCGTTCAATTGGGCGTTGGCGGTTTTAGACCAATCTCAGCAGAAAAGGTATCTGCAGTTAATTATGGAGATTGCAAAGGACTCTCAAATTATATGAAAGCCCTATTGGAAGAAGCAGGAATCAAATCCAACCTAGTTGTGATTGGTAATGGGATGCCTTCTCTGGATCGTAAATTCGCAAGCATGAACCAAGCGAACCACATGATCCTTTGTGTGCCCCTGGGAAAAGATACTACCTGGTTGGAATGTACTAGTAGCTATACTCCGGTAGGCTATATTGGCAAAGGAAACTCCGGAAAAACGGTATTACTGGTAACGGAAGAAGGCGGAAAACTTGTAGAAACACCTGTACTTAAACCGGAAAGTAATTACATGAAAAGCAGCTCCAAAGTACTACTGCATGAAGAAGGATCGGCAGAAATTCAGATAGACAGTAAATATGCTAATGCACAATATGAAGATCAGTTGAGCATGCTGTTGATGGAACCCGTAGAACAGCGTAAAAGGGTGATGAATTCCTTCTCCATACCAAATATGGAAATCAGCTCATTGAGTTATACCAGACCGGATAAAAACCTACCCATGATCAACTCCAGTCTTCAACTAAAGAGTAGTCAGCTGATCACTAAAGGAGGAGATAAACTATTCCTGACCTTAAATTTATTAAATAGGATAGAAAACACACTCACCGCTATAGAACATAGAAAAACACCTTTTGCGGTACCATATGGCTACATGGATGAAGATGAGGTCGTCTATACTATCCCTCAGGGATTCAAGATTGAGTTTGCGCCTAAAGATGTAGCTGTGGACTCTGAATTCGGAAAATATACGGCAACGGTGGTCATCAAAGATAACACACTGACTTACCAGCGTAAGATCATCATCTCTAATAAAACCTATCCTGCCGAAAAATACAATGATTATGTGGCTTTTCGTAAAAAGCTGCATCAGGCAGATAAACAAAAAATTGTCCTGGCTAAGCTATAG
- a CDS encoding TolC family protein, translating into MMLTEIENSIHIAEQKLNILIGRADDTPLIPVISDQETDPVLIKGLANYLTAGQSNSFKLQISEKEQKLGELKLKQVKSNILPSVGLFGEYMLAYPQIQFYPYALAPYRNGMAGIKLKIPISNFYTNKHKVKVAEIKLHQQEVEDEDVKDNIRQEVQENYIRYTESLKRIEVANENIKQAAESYRIVQNTYFNQLSLLTDLLDAETQLLQSRFELTTAKVNAKIQYYQLEKAVGNL; encoded by the coding sequence ATGATGCTGACGGAAATTGAAAACAGCATCCATATTGCGGAGCAAAAGCTGAATATATTGATCGGCAGGGCTGACGATACACCTTTAATACCTGTCATTTCCGACCAGGAAACTGATCCGGTCTTAATTAAAGGACTGGCCAATTACCTCACAGCCGGACAATCGAATTCTTTTAAGCTACAGATTTCTGAGAAAGAACAAAAGCTTGGGGAGTTGAAATTGAAACAGGTAAAATCTAATATCCTTCCTTCTGTTGGCTTGTTCGGAGAGTATATGCTCGCCTATCCACAGATCCAGTTTTATCCTTATGCACTTGCTCCATATCGCAACGGTATGGCCGGCATCAAACTGAAAATCCCTATTTCTAACTTTTATACCAATAAACATAAGGTGAAAGTGGCGGAGATAAAACTGCATCAGCAGGAAGTAGAAGACGAAGACGTGAAAGACAATATTCGTCAGGAAGTACAGGAAAACTATATCCGTTACACGGAGTCTTTGAAACGAATAGAAGTGGCAAATGAAAACATTAAACAAGCTGCAGAAAGTTATCGAATTGTACAGAATACTTATTTCAACCAGTTGTCTTTATTGACGGATTTACTGGATGCAGAAACCCAGCTATTGCAATCTCGTTTTGAACTGACAACGGCAAAAGTAAATGCCAAAATACAATACTATCAATTAGAAAAAGCCGTAGGAAACCTATAA
- a CDS encoding GNAT family N-acetyltransferase has product MSPIKIDVNDLTYKINPDLSTIDWTYVCELFDKVDWRTRVEADIEAAFRRSSWTLFIYKEDQLIAFGRTIDDGRYYAILADIIVDPDFQGNGLGKYLVNTLNEKLGDNYHFVNLTAAPGKGDFYKSLGWKKQSTCYIWPQGPKQKRLHTEPDPEEPTA; this is encoded by the coding sequence ATGTCTCCGATTAAAATAGATGTGAACGACCTGACTTACAAAATAAATCCTGATTTGTCGACGATCGACTGGACTTACGTATGTGAGTTATTTGATAAGGTGGATTGGAGAACAAGGGTAGAAGCAGATATAGAAGCAGCTTTTAGAAGAAGCAGCTGGACTTTATTTATTTATAAAGAAGATCAGCTGATTGCTTTTGGAAGAACCATAGACGATGGCAGGTATTATGCCATCCTTGCAGATATCATTGTGGATCCTGATTTTCAGGGAAATGGGTTAGGTAAATACCTGGTGAATACCTTAAATGAGAAGCTGGGCGACAATTACCATTTCGTTAACCTGACCGCTGCTCCTGGTAAAGGCGATTTTTATAAAAGCCTGGGTTGGAAAAAACAGTCTACCTGTTATATCTGGCCTCAAGGACCGAAACAAAAAAGACTGCATACCGAGCCAGATCCGGAAGAACCTACAGCGTAA
- a CDS encoding transglutaminase domain-containing protein, which produces MNKIKSILCSLLLMTSVYVFAQENGKEIKTSKFGKINPIEFDIKPTGVDSAAAGIAIFDIGRGWFEISPKTKDFVFVYERHCRYKVINKNGYDLADLEIQLYNNNGYESTLSSLEACTYNMEKGKIVPYKLNSDGKFSEKQDKNYTLKKMTLPNVKEGSILEFKYKVTSDFIFTLKNWYFQKTIPVLYSSYKIKIPEYFTYKTTAGGFVFLNPKIVNSNESIHLPSSTENVNVNAVESTYTAENVPALKSEPFITTLTDYVSKIDFELSSIQYPQQIRKNYTNTWPKIVQMIKESQKFGGFASKRSYQKTLVQQIIKEEKNPDNVVSLIFDYVKNNIKWNNKMDYYTSENNPKSVIEKKIGNSADINLTLYALLNEAGIPASPVLLSTRGNGVHSGSPMLTQFDNVIVAIPKDEAYIFLDAINKNHTPGLIAFDNLNHEGLKVDLEGEAGVWIPIEQPEASRKQITYTLVLGEDHKLTGKRYSSLTNYEGLDFRNTYQKSINEAAYLKSFKSNKTGLGIKSYELLNVNKQNEAIVETMDIEIEDNIEEAGNLLYFMPLLYDRTAENPFKLEDRKFPIDFGHPLEEMYRISIEFPAGYQLEKLPKSEKINLGDESASFTFLTASEGNKLQISSKISIKKALYTPEEYKDLQNFFKNIVRKQAEQVVLKKI; this is translated from the coding sequence ATGAATAAAATCAAGTCAATACTGTGCAGTCTACTGCTCATGACTTCAGTCTATGTCTTTGCCCAGGAAAACGGCAAAGAAATCAAAACATCCAAATTTGGGAAGATAAATCCTATAGAATTTGACATTAAACCGACGGGAGTTGATTCTGCTGCAGCTGGAATCGCCATCTTTGATATTGGCCGCGGATGGTTTGAAATCAGCCCGAAAACTAAAGATTTTGTCTTTGTTTACGAGCGCCATTGCCGCTATAAGGTCATCAATAAAAATGGGTATGACCTCGCAGACCTGGAAATACAGCTCTATAATAACAACGGTTATGAGAGTACCTTAAGTAGCCTGGAAGCCTGTACCTACAATATGGAAAAGGGCAAAATAGTTCCTTACAAACTCAATAGCGATGGGAAATTCTCCGAGAAACAGGATAAAAATTACACCTTAAAAAAGATGACTTTACCTAATGTAAAGGAGGGCTCAATCTTAGAATTCAAGTACAAAGTGACTTCCGATTTCATTTTCACATTGAAAAACTGGTACTTTCAAAAAACCATCCCGGTGTTATATTCCAGCTACAAAATAAAGATTCCCGAATATTTTACTTATAAAACCACTGCAGGAGGCTTTGTTTTCTTAAACCCTAAGATTGTAAATTCCAATGAATCAATCCACCTACCAAGCAGTACGGAAAATGTGAATGTAAATGCTGTGGAAAGCACTTATACCGCAGAAAATGTGCCTGCATTAAAGTCAGAGCCCTTCATTACGACGCTAACTGATTATGTTAGCAAAATAGATTTTGAACTGAGTAGCATTCAGTATCCTCAGCAGATCAGGAAGAACTACACCAATACCTGGCCGAAAATTGTGCAAATGATTAAGGAGAGCCAAAAATTTGGTGGGTTCGCAAGTAAACGAAGTTATCAGAAAACACTCGTGCAACAAATCATAAAAGAGGAGAAAAATCCCGATAATGTAGTCAGTTTAATCTTCGACTATGTGAAAAACAACATCAAGTGGAATAATAAAATGGACTATTATACTTCTGAAAACAATCCTAAATCGGTTATTGAAAAGAAGATAGGGAACTCCGCAGACATCAACCTGACGCTTTATGCCCTGCTAAATGAGGCCGGAATTCCTGCTTCACCGGTGCTATTGAGTACAAGAGGCAATGGAGTCCATTCAGGATCGCCGATGTTGACTCAGTTCGACAATGTGATTGTTGCTATACCCAAAGACGAAGCTTATATTTTTCTGGATGCCATCAATAAAAATCATACTCCAGGACTAATTGCTTTTGACAACCTCAATCATGAAGGACTTAAAGTAGATTTAGAGGGAGAGGCAGGCGTTTGGATACCAATTGAACAACCAGAAGCGAGTAGAAAACAAATTACTTATACCCTGGTATTGGGGGAAGATCATAAATTGACTGGAAAACGTTACTCTTCACTCACAAATTATGAAGGCTTGGACTTTCGCAATACCTACCAGAAATCGATAAATGAAGCTGCTTATTTGAAAAGTTTCAAGAGCAATAAAACAGGTTTGGGCATAAAATCATATGAACTGCTCAATGTAAATAAACAAAATGAGGCTATTGTAGAAACTATGGATATAGAAATCGAGGATAACATAGAAGAAGCAGGCAATCTACTTTACTTTATGCCACTACTCTATGATAGAACTGCAGAAAATCCGTTTAAGCTTGAAGACAGAAAGTTCCCAATTGATTTTGGGCATCCTTTAGAAGAAATGTACCGCATTAGTATTGAGTTTCCTGCTGGCTATCAATTGGAGAAATTGCCAAAAAGTGAAAAAATAAACTTAGGTGATGAAAGTGCTTCATTTACATTTCTGACAGCCTCAGAAGGAAATAAGCTACAAATCAGTAGTAAAATATCCATCAAAAAAGCACTGTACACTCCCGAAGAGTATAAAGACCTACAGAACTTCTTCAAAAACATCGTGAGAAAGCAGGCAGAACAAGTGGTATTAAAGAAGATCTAA
- a CDS encoding HlyD family secretion protein, whose product MNTQTQNKTDKRISVVTTVIAAVVMVVLLIWGGKTVFSYLRFEETNDAQVEEYINPVTARVSGYIKSVRYIENQDVKKGDTLVVIDDSDYTVQQEEAAASLSNAKAQVSVLQSNVQTASTLASASKSKIAAAKAKLWKQQADYDRYKKLFEAESATRQQLESMQSMLEVAQAEYNAAQEDYAAAISKTNDIKVQSEVLVSEIQRRDAVLKRNHLNTSYTVILAPYNGKMGRRTIQPGQLVQSGQTIAYIVDKDAGKWVIANFKETQIGKMYAGESVTIEVDAFPGQSFEGKIESLSAATGSRFSLLPPDNATGNFVKIAQRIPVRIRLEGADASLTKLNAGMSATVHIKKDHE is encoded by the coding sequence ATGAACACGCAAACACAAAATAAAACAGATAAAAGAATTTCAGTAGTCACGACGGTCATTGCGGCTGTAGTGATGGTCGTTTTGCTGATCTGGGGAGGTAAAACCGTCTTCAGCTATTTACGTTTTGAAGAAACTAATGATGCCCAGGTGGAAGAGTATATCAATCCGGTTACTGCAAGGGTAAGTGGATATATCAAATCTGTTCGTTACATCGAAAACCAGGACGTTAAAAAGGGAGACACGTTGGTGGTGATTGATGACAGTGATTATACGGTTCAGCAAGAGGAAGCAGCGGCTTCACTTTCTAATGCAAAAGCACAGGTTTCCGTGTTGCAGAGCAATGTGCAAACGGCCAGTACACTCGCAAGTGCCAGTAAGTCAAAAATTGCAGCTGCTAAAGCAAAACTATGGAAGCAACAAGCGGATTATGATCGTTATAAAAAACTATTTGAGGCAGAATCTGCTACCCGTCAGCAGTTAGAAAGCATGCAAAGTATGCTGGAGGTGGCACAAGCTGAGTACAATGCTGCTCAAGAAGATTATGCAGCTGCAATTTCTAAAACTAATGATATTAAAGTGCAATCGGAAGTACTCGTTTCTGAAATTCAACGCAGAGATGCAGTGTTAAAAAGAAACCATTTGAATACTTCTTATACCGTGATTTTAGCCCCTTACAACGGTAAAATGGGTAGAAGAACTATTCAACCCGGACAACTGGTACAAAGCGGACAAACTATCGCCTATATCGTAGATAAAGATGCAGGAAAATGGGTAATCGCAAACTTTAAAGAAACCCAGATTGGAAAAATGTATGCCGGAGAATCTGTAACTATTGAAGTCGATGCTTTTCCCGGTCAGTCCTTTGAAGGGAAAATAGAATCTCTTTCTGCCGCAACAGGTTCCAGATTTTCTTTATTACCTCCTGATAATGCCACGGGTAATTTTGTGAAAATTGCACAGCGTATTCCGGTAAGAATTCGTCTCGAAGGTGCTGATGCCTCCTTAACAAAATTAAACGCTGGAATGAGCGCAACCGTTCACATAAAAAAAGACCATGAGTAA
- a CDS encoding AraC family transcriptional regulator, translating to MDHNSKESLLAAIDEQPKSTYVWHSKFEDRFRHHQHLKGQLTYVEGGVIFLYANDKSYFLPGRHYLWIPAGVAHHLEHRYRSAVVRNIYFTPDDLNQDPFFDRIGIYPVNNLLLEMLKYSELWNGNITPGSPQYDFLNTLKNILPDISKHPLPIVVPTTDNERLRPALQYIHQHLSEDLTLERIAAATGFSERTLSRVFLASLDISFFQYLKLVRITKAMEKLLESDLTISEIAYEVGYDSISSFSNTFFKMTGRRPSSFRALKTASLSTD from the coding sequence ATGGATCATAACAGTAAAGAAAGCCTATTAGCGGCCATAGATGAACAGCCAAAAAGTACGTATGTATGGCATAGCAAGTTTGAAGATCGATTTCGTCACCATCAACATTTGAAAGGTCAGCTAACTTATGTAGAGGGCGGAGTAATTTTCCTATATGCGAACGACAAGTCTTATTTTTTACCTGGCCGTCATTACCTCTGGATTCCTGCGGGTGTTGCACACCATTTAGAACACCGATATAGATCTGCGGTGGTAAGAAATATCTATTTTACACCTGATGATTTAAATCAGGACCCTTTTTTCGATCGTATCGGCATTTATCCTGTGAACAACTTGTTATTGGAAATGCTCAAATATTCTGAACTTTGGAATGGAAATATTACGCCAGGCAGCCCGCAATATGATTTCTTAAATACGCTGAAAAACATTCTGCCGGATATCAGTAAACATCCGCTTCCAATTGTGGTGCCAACTACCGATAATGAGCGCTTGCGTCCTGCTTTACAGTACATTCATCAGCATTTATCGGAAGATTTGACTTTGGAGCGCATTGCCGCAGCAACCGGTTTTTCTGAACGCACCTTATCTCGTGTTTTTCTGGCTTCTTTGGATATCTCTTTTTTTCAATACCTGAAACTGGTCAGGATCACTAAGGCAATGGAAAAGTTATTAGAAAGCGATCTGACGATAAGTGAGATCGCTTATGAAGTAGGTTACGATAGCATATCCTCCTTCAGTAACACCTTTTTCAAGATGACCGGAAGAAGACCTTCTTCGTTTAGAGCACTGAAAACTGCCAGCCTCAGCACAGATTAG
- a CDS encoding M16 family metallopeptidase, with product MVDFNRFTLANGLRVLVHEDDTTPMAVLNILYDVGARDEEQDKTGFAHLFEHLMFGGSVNIPSYDEPLQRVGGENNAFTSNDITNYYITLPATNLETAFWLESDRMLSLAFSEKSLETQRNVVCEEFKQRYLNQPYGDVWLKLRPLAYKAHPYRWATIGQDLKQIEDAKMEDVKAFFKKHYHPKNAIMVVGGNVKTEEVKALAEKWFASIPAGEQIERNLPVEPQQTAAREETVVAEVPLNAIYMAFQMPDRADKDYQVYDLMSDILSQGQSSRLYNSLLKEQQLFSDIHAYLTGSIDKGLFIVEGKLVEGVTMEAAEAAIWKELNAIATEEVTVDELTKVKNKSESIIVFAEMSLLDKAMNLAYYELLGDANMLNTEIDRYHEVTSSRILEVAKRTFVKEQSSILYYLTAQDA from the coding sequence ATGGTAGATTTTAACCGTTTTACATTGGCCAATGGATTGCGTGTCCTGGTACACGAAGATGATACAACGCCTATGGCGGTGTTAAACATTCTATATGACGTTGGTGCAAGAGACGAAGAACAAGATAAAACCGGCTTTGCTCATTTATTTGAACACCTGATGTTTGGTGGTTCTGTAAATATTCCGAGCTATGATGAGCCTTTACAAAGAGTAGGCGGTGAAAACAATGCTTTTACGAGCAATGACATCACCAACTATTACATCACTTTACCGGCTACCAATCTGGAAACGGCTTTTTGGTTGGAAAGTGACCGCATGCTGAGCCTTGCTTTTTCAGAGAAAAGTCTGGAAACACAGCGTAATGTGGTTTGTGAAGAGTTCAAACAAAGATACCTGAACCAACCTTACGGTGATGTTTGGTTGAAGCTGAGACCGCTTGCTTATAAAGCACATCCTTACCGCTGGGCAACTATCGGACAAGATTTAAAGCAGATTGAAGATGCTAAAATGGAAGATGTAAAAGCATTTTTCAAGAAACATTACCACCCGAAGAATGCCATTATGGTGGTTGGGGGAAATGTGAAAACTGAAGAAGTGAAAGCATTGGCTGAAAAATGGTTCGCTTCTATCCCTGCCGGGGAACAAATTGAAAGAAACCTTCCTGTAGAACCACAGCAAACTGCTGCCCGTGAGGAAACAGTGGTTGCAGAAGTGCCATTGAATGCAATTTACATGGCTTTCCAAATGCCGGATCGTGCGGATAAAGACTACCAGGTTTACGACCTGATGTCTGATATTCTTTCTCAGGGCCAATCTTCCAGATTATACAATAGCCTGCTTAAAGAACAGCAATTGTTCAGTGATATTCATGCCTACCTCACCGGAAGTATAGACAAAGGTCTATTCATTGTTGAAGGTAAATTGGTAGAAGGGGTGACGATGGAAGCAGCAGAAGCGGCGATCTGGAAAGAACTGAATGCCATTGCTACCGAAGAAGTGACTGTAGACGAGCTCACGAAAGTGAAAAACAAGTCGGAGTCTATCATCGTATTCGCAGAAATGAGCCTTTTAGATAAGGCCATGAACCTGGCTTATTATGAGTTATTAGGGGATGCAAATATGCTGAACACAGAGATCGACAGGTACCATGAAGTGACTTCATCGCGTATTTTGGAGGTGGCAAAACGCACCTTCGTTAAAGAACAGTCTTCAATTTTATACTATTTAACTGCCCAAGATGCTTAA